From the Astyanax mexicanus isolate ESR-SI-001 chromosome 9, AstMex3_surface, whole genome shotgun sequence genome, one window contains:
- the LOC125804581 gene encoding uncharacterized protein LOC125804581, with protein MEELMSESEVQQTIVLIQKIESEKRDRILQAWTVASKEWMEEKKKMKLEIELLKQEADRLRMMKKKDGEIKDLKEMRKLHQSEMDLLQKKEKDRRDRILKAWTDESNKWDSEKRKMRQEIAQLKEGEKLRAMKRKDEEQVGEMKELEKMRKLHQKEIELLRKKDNERRDRVRESWLKLSAEWKEEKQQMKLEEEKRERLLESCMKEKDEWKEKMETMMKEREKERKEMEKMRNETEVEVIKEEEEKEEREKEELVLKVKALSLGEEDNRWQKTNLKSRRRRRAVRSTY; from the coding sequence atggaggagctAATGAGCGAGAGCGAGGTCCAGCAGACCATTGTACTGATCCAGAAGATAGAGAGTGAAAAAAGAGACCGAATCCTGCAGGCCTGGACTGTAGCCAGTAAAGAATGGATGGAGGAGAAAAAGAAGATGAAGCTGGAGATCGAACTGCTGAAGCAGGAAGCAGACAGGCtgaggatgatgaagaagaaggatggagaGATAAAGGACCTCAAGGAAATGAGGAAACTCCACCAATCAGAGATGGATCTGCttcaaaagaaagagaaagacaggagAGACAGAATCCTGAAGGCCTGGACTGATGAGAGTAACAAATGGGACTCGGAGAAAAGAAAGATGAGGCAGGAGATCGCCCAGCTGAAGGAAGGAGAGAAGCTGAGAGCGATGAAGAGGAAGGATGAAGAGCAGGTGGGAGAGATGAAGGAgctggagaaaatgagaaagctCCACCAGAAAGAGATAGAACTGCTCCGAAAGAAAGATAACGAAAGAAGAGACAGAGTCCGAGAGTCATGGCTGAAACTCAGTGCTGAATGGAAGGAGGAGAAACAGCAGATGAAGCTGGAGGAGGAAAAAAGAGAACGTCTCCTGGAGTCCTGCATGAAGGAGAAGGACGAATGGAAGGAGAAGATGGAGACGatgatgaaagaaagagagaaggagaggaaggaGATGGAAAAGATGAGGAATGAGACGGAAGTCGAGGTGataaaggaggaagaggagaaggaggagagagagaaggaggaactGGTGCTGAAAGTGAAAGCACTGTCTCTTGGAGAGGAGGACAACAGGTGGCAAAAGACCAACCTGAAGtcgaggagaagaagaagagcagtccGTTCCACCTATTAG